A genomic window from Mesorhizobium sp. 131-2-1 includes:
- a CDS encoding helix-turn-helix transcriptional regulator — MSIDAAMAVAADVLEPVGFTSFIYDYTPVPVSHEGDLITPSLMALRNVPRDMQDLWCKGGYYQLDPVQEAALAVSRPFLWSHRGTQSTVMQRVLQSRHDPVVHYLLDTRMTCGVTVPIRLAGGDLATFTAIRADPEAGFEMEAKHFIAEIGDLGHLLHDSVYAGFDTELRTCQYVHLTSRERQCLRLAAAGLTAKQVAREIGRTVPTATLHLNAATRKLGARNRFHAIALAAHYRLLEPEH; from the coding sequence ATGAGCATCGATGCCGCCATGGCGGTGGCGGCCGATGTGCTGGAGCCCGTAGGCTTCACCTCCTTCATCTACGACTACACGCCGGTGCCGGTCAGCCATGAGGGTGACTTGATCACGCCCTCACTGATGGCTCTGCGCAACGTGCCGCGCGACATGCAGGATCTCTGGTGCAAGGGCGGATACTATCAGCTCGACCCCGTGCAGGAAGCAGCACTTGCCGTGTCGCGACCGTTCCTGTGGTCGCACCGGGGCACTCAGAGCACTGTCATGCAGCGGGTGCTGCAGTCCAGGCACGATCCCGTGGTCCACTATCTGCTCGACACCAGGATGACCTGCGGCGTCACCGTGCCCATTCGCCTTGCCGGCGGGGACCTTGCCACCTTCACCGCCATCCGCGCCGATCCCGAGGCCGGGTTCGAGATGGAGGCGAAGCACTTCATCGCCGAGATCGGCGATCTCGGCCATCTCCTGCATGATTCCGTCTATGCCGGTTTCGACACCGAGCTTCGCACCTGCCAGTATGTCCATCTGACGTCACGCGAACGCCAGTGCCTGCGGCTTGCCGCCGCCGGGCTGACGGCAAAGCAGGTGGCGCGCGAGATCGGCCGCACCGTGCCGACGGCGACGCTGCATCTCAACGCGGCGACGCGCAAGCTGGGCGCCCGAAACCGCTTCCACGCCATCGCGCTCGCCGCGCACTACCGGCTGCTCGAGCCGGAGCATTGA
- a CDS encoding ABC transporter permease, with translation MLAALGFRLGQMVLVMFGISVVAFLIFFGTPGADPSARIAGRNASQETLAQVRHDFGLDRPLPVQYGLMMDRLFVSRDLTSFVNRGQLVVPTVASAIPVTLSLVGGAAVLWVLGGLVVGVIAGATHGTFIDRALMILSLVGVSVPVFWLGEVANLLTQSRWHDTWLFSWVPPLGYIALTEDPWGWFKALIIPWITLATLYVGLYGRVLRASLIEMMQEDFIRTARAKGIGERRVLLHHGLRTSLVAFVTMFGLDFGALVGGGALLTEVVFGLQGVGKLTYEALQTLDLPMILATVIYAAFFVVLANFVVDIAFAIIDPRARDVR, from the coding sequence ATGCTGGCCGCGCTCGGCTTCCGGCTCGGCCAAATGGTGCTGGTCATGTTCGGGATCAGCGTAGTCGCCTTCCTGATCTTCTTCGGCACGCCCGGCGCCGATCCGTCGGCGCGCATTGCCGGCCGCAACGCTTCGCAGGAGACCCTGGCCCAGGTGCGCCACGATTTCGGCCTCGACCGGCCGCTGCCGGTGCAATACGGGCTGATGATGGACCGGCTGTTCGTCAGCCGCGATCTCACCTCCTTCGTCAATCGCGGCCAGCTGGTCGTTCCGACGGTGGCGAGCGCCATCCCCGTCACGCTGTCGCTGGTCGGCGGCGCCGCGGTGCTTTGGGTGCTGGGCGGCCTGGTCGTCGGGGTGATCGCCGGGGCGACGCACGGCACCTTCATCGACCGGGCGCTGATGATCCTGAGCCTGGTCGGCGTCTCCGTCCCGGTGTTCTGGCTGGGCGAGGTGGCCAATCTGCTGACGCAAAGCCGATGGCACGACACCTGGCTGTTCTCCTGGGTTCCGCCGCTTGGCTACATCGCCCTCACCGAGGATCCCTGGGGCTGGTTCAAGGCGCTGATCATTCCCTGGATCACGCTGGCGACCCTCTATGTCGGCCTCTACGGCAGGGTGCTGCGGGCAAGCCTGATCGAGATGATGCAGGAGGATTTCATCCGCACCGCGCGGGCCAAGGGGATCGGCGAGCGCAGGGTGCTGCTGCATCACGGCCTCAGGACCTCGCTGGTGGCGTTCGTCACCATGTTCGGGCTCGATTTCGGCGCCCTGGTCGGCGGCGGCGCGCTGCTGACGGAAGTGGTGTTCGGATTGCAGGGCGTTGGCAAGCTGACCTACGAGGCGTTGCAGACCCTCGACCTGCCGATGATCCTCGCCACGGTGATCTACGCCGCCTTCTTCGTGGTGCTGGCGAATTTCGTCGTCGACATCGCCTTCGCCATCATCGATCCGAGGGCGCGCGATGTCCGCTGA
- a CDS encoding glycosyltransferase family 4 protein: protein MRIAHVAPLYESVPPKLYGGTERIVSYLTEALVGLGHEVTLFASGDSRTSARLVPGRECALRLDPRPKKSEIAAHLAMLADVRERASEFDLIHFHLSHFLHFSFFEDMAERTVTTPHGRLDYVDLAPAYRRFPRFPMISISRSQRAGLAEANWLATIHHGLPIDIYRPTFETAGEQYLAFLGRLSRDKRPDRAIEIARRSGLKLKLAAKIGDDDRAYFHDVIEPLIDGDRIDYVGEIAEEGKAEFLGKAAGLLFPIDWPEPFGLAPIEAMACGTPTIAWNCGALPEIIDKGVTGFVVNSMDDAVRAVPALLQLDRRKVRAAFERRFSATRMARDYVAAYARLIGGSTDAKAS from the coding sequence ATGCGAATTGCCCATGTCGCGCCGCTCTACGAATCCGTGCCGCCGAAACTCTATGGCGGCACCGAGCGGATCGTCTCCTACCTGACGGAAGCGCTGGTCGGGCTAGGGCACGAGGTGACGCTGTTCGCCAGCGGCGACAGCCGCACCTCCGCCAGGCTCGTACCTGGCCGCGAATGCGCGCTTCGCCTCGACCCGCGCCCGAAAAAATCCGAGATAGCCGCGCATCTGGCGATGCTGGCGGACGTCCGCGAGCGCGCGAGCGAGTTCGACCTCATCCATTTCCACCTCAGCCATTTCCTGCATTTCTCCTTCTTTGAGGATATGGCCGAACGGACGGTGACGACGCCGCATGGCAGGCTCGACTATGTCGACCTGGCGCCCGCCTACCGGCGCTTCCCACGCTTTCCGATGATCTCCATCTCGCGCAGCCAGAGGGCGGGCCTCGCAGAGGCGAACTGGCTGGCGACGATCCATCATGGATTGCCCATCGACATCTATCGGCCGACTTTCGAGACGGCAGGGGAACAGTACCTTGCCTTTCTCGGCCGGCTTTCGCGCGACAAGAGGCCGGACCGCGCCATCGAGATCGCCCGCCGCTCCGGATTGAAGCTGAAGCTGGCGGCCAAGATCGGCGACGACGACCGCGCCTATTTCCACGACGTGATCGAGCCGCTGATCGACGGTGACCGCATCGACTATGTCGGCGAGATCGCCGAGGAAGGAAAGGCCGAGTTCCTCGGCAAGGCGGCCGGCCTGCTGTTTCCGATCGACTGGCCGGAACCGTTCGGCCTTGCCCCGATCGAGGCAATGGCGTGCGGCACGCCGACGATTGCCTGGAACTGCGGCGCCTTGCCGGAGATCATCGACAAGGGCGTGACCGGTTTTGTCGTCAATTCGATGGACGATGCGGTCAGGGCCGTGCCGGCGCTGCTTCAACTCGACCGTCGAAAGGTGAGGGCGGCCTTCGAAAGGCGGTTTTCCGCCACCAGAATGGCGCGCGACTATGTGGCGGCCTATGCGCGCCTGATCGGTGGTTCGACCGACGCGAAAGCCTCGTGA
- a CDS encoding ABC transporter ATP-binding protein, with translation MSAEAPLLVVKDLSVSFRGDEGLVRAVGGVSFSVERREIVGVVGESGSGKSQTLLAIMGLINSPNAIVSGSIRFMGQELVGLNRRALDAIRGRRIAMIFQDPMSALTPVHTIGNQIGEQVRAHEKASARAARARAVQLLDAVGIANPGRVVDAYPHQLSGGMRQRAVIAMALSCNPALLVADEPTTALDVTVQAQILDLIGRLRDEFGSSVILVTHDLGVVAEVADRVLVMYGGRFVEEGGKTSVFRAPLHPYTWGLFGSIPPIDGARPARLAAIPGAPPSLSNLPKGCAFGPRCAYRHEACLTLPPPMEGNEHRAACVLPEARRREINIRTTAGVEMRS, from the coding sequence ATGTCCGCTGAGGCTCCGCTTCTGGTCGTCAAGGATCTCAGCGTGTCGTTCCGCGGCGACGAAGGGCTGGTACGGGCGGTCGGCGGCGTCTCGTTCAGCGTCGAGCGGCGCGAGATTGTCGGGGTGGTGGGTGAGTCCGGCTCGGGCAAGAGCCAGACCCTGCTCGCCATCATGGGCCTGATCAACAGCCCCAATGCCATCGTCTCCGGCTCGATCCGTTTCATGGGGCAGGAGCTGGTCGGCCTCAACCGGCGTGCGCTCGACGCCATTCGCGGCCGCCGGATCGCGATGATCTTCCAGGACCCGATGTCGGCACTGACGCCGGTGCACACGATCGGCAACCAGATCGGCGAGCAGGTGCGGGCCCATGAGAAAGCTTCGGCGCGCGCGGCGCGGGCGAGGGCGGTGCAACTGCTGGACGCCGTCGGCATCGCCAATCCGGGGCGAGTGGTCGATGCCTATCCGCACCAGCTGTCCGGCGGCATGCGCCAGCGCGCGGTGATCGCCATGGCGCTGTCCTGCAATCCGGCGCTGCTGGTCGCCGACGAGCCGACCACGGCCCTCGACGTCACCGTGCAGGCGCAGATCCTCGACCTGATCGGGCGGCTGCGCGACGAGTTCGGCTCGTCGGTGATCCTGGTCACGCATGATCTCGGCGTCGTCGCCGAAGTCGCCGACCGGGTGCTGGTCATGTATGGCGGACGCTTCGTCGAGGAAGGCGGCAAGACCAGCGTGTTCCGCGCGCCGCTGCATCCCTACACATGGGGTCTGTTCGGCTCGATCCCGCCGATCGACGGCGCCCGCCCGGCCCGGCTCGCCGCCATCCCGGGGGCGCCGCCCTCGCTCTCCAACCTGCCGAAAGGCTGCGCCTTCGGTCCGCGCTGCGCCTACCGTCACGAGGCCTGCCTGACCCTGCCGCCGCCCATGGAGGGCAACGAGCATCGCGCCGCTTGCGTGTTGCCGGAGGCGCGGCGCAGGGAGATCAACATCCGCACGACCGCCGGCGTGGAGATGCGATCATGA
- a CDS encoding ABC transporter permease, with translation MVNVIADQPAVPVRRVPDGPWRSAWRKLKSDRSALSAFAVLVVIVIASLAAPLYARYVAGTDPFVTNLNGEIVIDGTSQPVLQPSTEGLGLGTTPIGPTWRFGPYMLGADNQGRDVAARLLYGGLNSLLISGAAAVLCLVLATFLGVVSGFFGGLVDVGLSRILDVLWAFPIFLLAISLSIVLISQSIRIGPIEIRSGSLWLPVFIIGIVYVPYVARPIRGHVLTLMQAEFVTAAIGLGASPWRILWRDIMPNVATRIIVFVPLILALNMMTESSLSFLSIGVQPPDASWGTIIQDGQGLLYSRPIVALAPGLAIVITVLALNILGDGVRDALDPKSSPRGV, from the coding sequence ATGGTCAATGTCATTGCGGACCAGCCCGCCGTTCCGGTCCGCCGCGTACCCGATGGTCCATGGCGCTCGGCTTGGCGCAAGCTGAAGAGCGACCGTTCGGCGCTGTCGGCCTTTGCCGTGCTGGTGGTGATCGTCATCGCCTCGCTGGCCGCGCCGCTCTACGCGCGCTACGTCGCCGGCACCGATCCGTTCGTCACCAACCTGAACGGCGAGATCGTCATCGACGGAACGTCACAGCCGGTGCTGCAACCTTCCACCGAGGGGCTAGGCCTCGGCACAACCCCGATCGGGCCGACCTGGCGTTTCGGCCCTTACATGCTCGGCGCCGACAATCAGGGCCGCGACGTTGCCGCGCGGCTGCTCTATGGCGGGCTGAACTCGCTGCTGATCTCCGGCGCCGCGGCGGTGCTGTGCCTGGTGCTGGCGACATTCCTGGGCGTCGTTTCCGGCTTCTTCGGCGGTCTGGTCGATGTCGGCCTGTCGCGTATCCTCGACGTGCTGTGGGCCTTCCCGATCTTCCTGCTGGCGATCTCGCTGTCGATCGTGCTGATCTCGCAGAGCATCCGGATCGGCCCGATCGAGATCCGCTCCGGCAGCTTGTGGCTGCCGGTCTTTATCATCGGCATTGTCTACGTGCCCTATGTGGCGCGGCCGATCCGGGGCCATGTGCTGACCCTGATGCAGGCCGAATTCGTCACCGCGGCGATCGGGCTCGGCGCATCGCCGTGGCGCATCCTGTGGCGCGACATCATGCCCAACGTGGCGACGCGCATCATCGTCTTCGTGCCGCTGATCCTCGCCCTCAACATGATGACGGAATCTTCGCTCTCGTTCCTGTCGATCGGCGTGCAGCCGCCCGACGCCAGCTGGGGCACGATCATCCAGGACGGCCAGGGCCTGCTCTATTCGAGGCCGATCGTGGCGCTGGCGCCCGGCCTGGCGATCGTCATCACGGTGCTTGCCCTCAACATACTGGGTGACGGCGTGCGCGACGCGCTCGACCCGAAATCCTCGCCGAGGGGTGTCTGA
- a CDS encoding proline iminopeptidase-family hydrolase gives MTAHTEGFSGYKDYKTWYRVTGDLGSGKLPLVVAHGGPGCTHDYVDSFKELAATGRAVIHYDQIGNGKSTHLPDKGGDFWTVDFFLGELDALLAHLGIAHRYALLGQSWGGMLSSEHAVRRPAGLKALILANSLASMALWIEGALQLRAALPADVRDALDRHEAAGTTNHPDYLAATKAFYDRHVCRVVPTPPEVARTFAAIDADPTVYHTMNGPTEFHVIGTMRNWTIVERLHLIEAPTLAFRGFYDEATEACVQPFLDRIPDVEGMVFPNSSHMPHVEEKDDCLAAVARFLAMHD, from the coding sequence GTGACGGCACATACCGAAGGATTTAGCGGCTACAAGGACTACAAGACCTGGTACCGCGTGACCGGCGATCTCGGCTCGGGCAAGCTGCCATTGGTCGTCGCGCATGGCGGTCCCGGCTGCACCCACGACTATGTGGATTCCTTCAAGGAGCTTGCCGCGACCGGCCGCGCCGTCATCCATTACGACCAGATCGGCAATGGCAAGTCGACGCATCTACCCGACAAGGGCGGCGACTTCTGGACCGTCGACTTTTTCCTCGGCGAGCTCGACGCGCTGCTCGCGCATCTCGGCATTGCCCACCGCTACGCCCTGCTCGGCCAGTCCTGGGGCGGCATGCTGTCATCCGAGCACGCGGTGCGGCGCCCCGCGGGTCTCAAGGCGCTGATCCTCGCCAATTCGCTAGCCTCGATGGCGCTCTGGATCGAGGGCGCGCTGCAGTTGCGCGCCGCGCTGCCGGCGGATGTGCGCGACGCGCTCGACCGCCACGAGGCGGCCGGAACCACCAACCACCCCGACTATCTCGCGGCAACCAAGGCCTTCTATGACCGCCACGTCTGCCGCGTCGTTCCGACACCGCCGGAAGTTGCCCGGACCTTTGCCGCGATCGACGCCGACCCGACGGTCTATCACACCATGAATGGCCCGACCGAATTCCACGTCATCGGCACCATGCGCAACTGGACCATCGTCGAGCGCCTGCATCTGATTGAGGCGCCGACCCTGGCGTTCCGCGGGTTCTACGACGAAGCTACGGAAGCCTGCGTGCAGCCCTTCCTCGACCGTATTCCGGACGTCGAAGGCATGGTCTTCCCCAATTCCAGCCACATGCCGCATGTCGAGGAGAAGGACGACTGCCTCGCCGCCGTCGCCCGCTTCCTCGCCATGCACGATTGA
- a CDS encoding ABC transporter ATP-binding protein — protein MSARPVERPLLRAGDLSKRYSVGRSIFPAQRRTVHAVDAVSLDIWPGETLGIVGESGCGKSTLGRCLVRLTDISSGSLEFEGRDIADASQRALRPLRRQMQMVFQDPSASLNPRRRVGDLLADPFRIHERLPASEMADRVAELLRRVELSPEHAARYPHEFSGGQRQRIGIARALALRPKLIVADEPVSALDVSIQAQIVNLLADLREEFNLTYVFIAHDLSVVRQISTRVAVMYLGSIVESGPTDLVFAAPRHPYTAALRSAVPEPSVERPRRQRLVLKGELPSPMDPPSGCRFHTRCPAATSICRSERPLLASVGEGRLVACHHPLDG, from the coding sequence ATGAGCGCCAGGCCGGTCGAGCGCCCGCTGCTTCGCGCCGGCGATCTTTCGAAGCGCTACAGCGTCGGCCGCTCGATCTTTCCGGCGCAGCGCCGGACGGTGCACGCGGTCGATGCGGTCTCGCTCGACATCTGGCCGGGCGAAACGCTCGGCATCGTCGGCGAATCCGGCTGCGGCAAGTCCACCCTCGGCCGGTGCCTGGTGCGGCTGACCGACATCTCGTCGGGGTCGCTGGAGTTCGAGGGCCGCGACATAGCCGACGCCTCGCAGCGGGCGCTGCGCCCGTTGCGGCGGCAGATGCAGATGGTGTTCCAGGATCCCAGCGCCTCGCTCAATCCGCGCCGGCGGGTCGGCGACCTGCTGGCTGATCCGTTCCGCATCCATGAGCGCCTCCCGGCATCCGAGATGGCCGACCGCGTCGCCGAACTCCTGCGCCGGGTCGAACTGTCGCCGGAGCACGCCGCGCGCTATCCGCACGAATTCTCCGGCGGCCAGCGGCAGCGAATCGGCATTGCCCGCGCGCTGGCGCTCAGGCCGAAGCTGATCGTCGCGGACGAGCCGGTCTCGGCGCTCGACGTGTCGATCCAGGCGCAGATCGTCAATCTGCTCGCCGACCTGCGCGAGGAATTCAATCTGACCTATGTGTTCATTGCGCACGACCTCTCGGTGGTGCGTCAGATCTCGACGCGGGTCGCCGTCATGTATCTCGGGTCGATCGTGGAGAGCGGGCCGACCGACCTTGTCTTTGCAGCGCCACGGCATCCCTACACCGCCGCGCTGCGCTCCGCCGTGCCGGAGCCGAGCGTCGAGCGGCCACGGCGCCAGCGGCTGGTGCTCAAGGGCGAGTTGCCGAGCCCGATGGACCCGCCGTCGGGCTGCCGGTTCCATACACGTTGCCCGGCGGCCACCTCGATCTGCCGCAGCGAGCGTCCGCTGCTTGCAAGTGTCGGGGAGGGGCGCCTGGTCGCCTGCCACCATCCGCTCGACGGCTAG
- a CDS encoding amylo-alpha-1,6-glucosidase produces the protein MTELDERKLDPAVALASLDETAPREPHRLFALKQGDCFAVADAYGDIRGAGDGFFRDDTRVLSEFRLTVGGRQTSLLGASLSQDNVLFTSNLTNLPVQSVGGRDIPQGAIHIERVRLIWQDRLFERITLSNYSQETSAIRVSLHFAADFRDMFEVRGSTRAKRGTAHAAKIDATSVLLRYDGLDGLARLSAISFSQAPDQLAENCADFLVAVTKRSSKVLYVEVGSEVVETPDRDRFRAAAARARFGMRAKRRHGATVRSSGRVFNDWVERARADVALLTTELATGPYPYAGIPWFSTAFGRDGVISALQMLWLNPGLARGVLAFLAQHQATETSPFSDSQPGKIMHETRKGEMAALRELPFGRYYGGVDTTPLYIHLACAYAERTGDMEFIDMLWPSLKAAAEWTEEASRETGFVTYQRAAESGLANQGWKDSFDSVFHADGRIPKGPIALVEVQGYVFAAFRGLAALARRRGGYAEAEHWEERAEAMRAAVERDFWMDDLGFYALAIDGAGEPCKVRTSNAGHLLFVGLPEPERAKLVADQLLSASFHSGWGLRTLADDAVFFNPMSYHNGSIWPHDTAICGVGLARFGERESVVRLMSGTFESAVHFNMRLPELFCGFTRAPGEAPIAYPVACLPQAWSAGSAFMLMQACLGLEIDGWEGEIRVTRPRLPIGIDTLTLRHLTVGDRAVDLTFQRVGDRVVAFLADRHEGLVPLIVRT, from the coding sequence ATGACAGAGCTCGACGAGCGCAAGCTTGATCCCGCCGTAGCCCTTGCCTCCCTGGACGAGACCGCGCCGCGCGAGCCGCACCGGCTGTTCGCGCTGAAGCAGGGCGACTGCTTCGCGGTGGCCGACGCCTATGGCGATATCCGGGGCGCTGGCGACGGCTTCTTCCGCGACGACACGCGCGTGCTTTCGGAATTCCGGCTGACCGTCGGCGGTCGGCAGACATCGCTGCTTGGCGCCTCGCTCAGCCAGGACAATGTTCTGTTCACCAGCAACCTCACCAACCTGCCGGTTCAAAGCGTCGGCGGCCGCGACATTCCGCAGGGCGCGATCCACATCGAGCGCGTCAGGCTGATCTGGCAGGACCGGCTGTTCGAGCGCATCACACTTTCCAACTACAGCCAGGAGACTTCGGCGATCCGGGTTTCGCTGCACTTTGCCGCCGATTTCCGCGACATGTTCGAGGTGCGCGGCTCGACAAGGGCAAAGCGCGGCACCGCGCATGCAGCCAAGATCGACGCGACGTCGGTGCTGCTTCGCTATGATGGGTTGGATGGGTTGGCGCGCCTTTCGGCGATATCGTTCTCGCAAGCGCCCGATCAGCTGGCGGAGAACTGCGCCGATTTCCTGGTCGCGGTGACAAAGCGCTCCAGCAAGGTGCTCTATGTCGAGGTCGGTTCGGAGGTCGTCGAGACGCCCGACCGCGACCGTTTTCGCGCCGCCGCGGCCCGGGCCCGTTTCGGCATGCGGGCAAAGCGCCGCCACGGCGCCACGGTGCGCAGTTCGGGCCGTGTCTTCAACGACTGGGTCGAGCGCGCCCGCGCCGATGTGGCGCTGCTCACCACCGAACTTGCGACTGGGCCCTATCCCTATGCCGGCATCCCGTGGTTTTCGACGGCGTTCGGCCGCGACGGCGTGATCTCGGCGCTGCAGATGCTCTGGCTCAACCCCGGCCTGGCGCGGGGCGTGCTTGCCTTCCTCGCCCAGCACCAGGCGACCGAGACCTCGCCGTTCAGCGATTCGCAGCCCGGCAAGATCATGCACGAGACCCGCAAGGGTGAGATGGCGGCGCTGCGCGAGCTTCCCTTCGGCCGTTACTATGGCGGCGTCGACACCACGCCGCTCTACATCCATCTCGCCTGCGCCTATGCGGAGCGCACCGGCGACATGGAATTCATCGACATGCTGTGGCCGTCGCTCAAGGCGGCCGCCGAATGGACGGAAGAGGCGAGCCGGGAGACCGGTTTCGTCACCTATCAGCGCGCCGCCGAATCCGGGCTCGCCAATCAGGGCTGGAAGGACAGTTTCGACTCGGTCTTCCACGCCGATGGCCGCATCCCCAAAGGTCCGATCGCGCTGGTGGAAGTGCAGGGTTATGTCTTTGCCGCGTTCCGGGGTCTGGCGGCACTCGCCCGCCGCCGGGGCGGATATGCTGAGGCCGAGCACTGGGAGGAGCGCGCCGAAGCCATGCGCGCGGCGGTGGAGCGCGATTTCTGGATGGACGATCTCGGCTTCTATGCGCTGGCGATCGACGGCGCCGGCGAACCCTGCAAGGTGCGGACATCGAATGCGGGCCATCTTCTGTTTGTCGGATTGCCTGAGCCGGAGCGGGCGAAGCTGGTCGCCGACCAATTGCTTTCGGCATCCTTCCATTCCGGCTGGGGATTGCGGACGCTAGCCGACGACGCTGTGTTCTTCAACCCAATGTCCTACCACAATGGCTCGATCTGGCCGCACGACACCGCCATCTGCGGCGTCGGCCTGGCGCGCTTTGGCGAGCGCGAGAGCGTGGTGCGGCTGATGAGCGGCACGTTCGAATCCGCCGTGCATTTCAACATGCGGCTGCCGGAGCTGTTCTGCGGCTTTACCCGCGCGCCGGGCGAGGCGCCGATCGCCTATCCGGTCGCCTGCCTGCCGCAGGCCTGGTCGGCCGGCTCGGCCTTCATGCTGATGCAGGCTTGTCTCGGCCTGGAAATCGATGGCTGGGAAGGCGAGATCCGCGTCACGCGGCCAAGGCTGCCTATCGGCATCGACACTCTCACGCTTCGGCACCTGACCGTCGGCGACAGAGCGGTGGACCTGACCTTCCAGCGCGTCGGCGACCGTGTCGTTGCCTTCCTTGCTGACCGGCATGAAGGTCTGGTGCCGCTCATCGTGCGCACCTGA
- a CDS encoding ABC transporter substrate-binding protein, giving the protein MRPHKALAALIPGLALLGMTMMSPAALAAEGKPGGTLRLLANAAAGTADPHINYTLQYFQLNYILYDGLVTYKKAGDKTGFEVVADLAESLPKVENGGKTYVFKLRKGIKFADGSDVTSKDVVASFQRMFKISGPTTGTLYNGIVGADACLKTPATCTLDGGLSVDDAAGTITFNLTQPDAEFLQKIAIPHASILPASAPLKDAGTDPIPGTGPYMIASYDPNKLMKIVRNPYFKEWSKEAQPAGYPDEVDYEFGLTDEAAVTAVQNGQADWMFDPPPADRLAELGTKYAKQVSVHPLTAMWYAPMNTNLAPFNDIRVRQAVNLAVDRAAIVKLFGGGNLAQPACQILPPDFPSYKPYCPFTANPGEKWSAPDMAKAKQLVTESGTAGQEVTIITEDTTVSKAIGVYLQDVLNQLGYKTSVKPISQNIQFTYIQNTNNKVQISISQWFQDYPAPSDFLDVLFSCASFTPGSDASVNISGFCDKSIDASMAEAETTTIADPAKGAELWTAVDKAVTDKAPVAVLFTPKRVDVVSSRLKNFTFSPQFYWIISQSWVE; this is encoded by the coding sequence ATGCGACCCCACAAGGCACTTGCAGCGCTGATACCGGGCCTCGCCCTGCTCGGCATGACAATGATGTCGCCGGCCGCCCTTGCCGCGGAAGGCAAGCCCGGCGGCACGCTTCGGTTGCTGGCCAATGCCGCGGCCGGCACCGCCGATCCGCACATCAACTACACGCTGCAGTATTTCCAGCTCAACTACATCCTCTATGATGGACTGGTGACCTACAAGAAGGCCGGCGACAAGACCGGCTTCGAGGTGGTCGCGGATCTCGCGGAAAGCCTGCCGAAGGTCGAGAACGGCGGCAAGACCTACGTCTTCAAGCTGCGCAAGGGCATCAAGTTCGCCGATGGGTCCGACGTCACCAGCAAGGACGTGGTCGCCTCATTCCAGCGCATGTTCAAGATCAGCGGCCCGACGACCGGCACTCTCTATAACGGCATCGTCGGTGCGGACGCGTGCCTGAAGACGCCGGCGACCTGCACACTCGATGGCGGCCTGTCGGTAGACGACGCGGCTGGCACGATCACCTTCAACCTCACCCAGCCGGATGCAGAGTTCCTGCAGAAGATCGCCATTCCGCACGCCTCGATCCTGCCGGCGAGCGCGCCGCTCAAGGATGCCGGCACCGATCCGATTCCCGGAACCGGACCCTACATGATCGCCAGCTATGATCCGAACAAGCTGATGAAGATTGTGCGCAATCCGTATTTCAAGGAATGGAGCAAGGAAGCGCAGCCGGCCGGCTATCCGGACGAGGTCGACTATGAATTCGGCCTCACCGACGAGGCCGCCGTCACGGCGGTCCAGAACGGGCAGGCGGACTGGATGTTCGATCCGCCGCCGGCAGATCGTCTGGCCGAGCTCGGCACCAAATACGCCAAGCAGGTGTCGGTGCATCCGCTGACGGCGATGTGGTATGCGCCGATGAACACCAATCTGGCGCCGTTCAACGACATCCGGGTCCGCCAGGCGGTGAACCTCGCTGTCGACCGCGCCGCAATCGTCAAGCTGTTCGGCGGCGGCAACCTGGCGCAGCCGGCCTGCCAGATCCTGCCGCCGGACTTCCCGTCCTACAAGCCCTACTGCCCGTTCACCGCCAACCCGGGCGAAAAATGGTCGGCGCCGGACATGGCGAAAGCCAAGCAGCTGGTCACGGAATCCGGCACCGCTGGCCAGGAAGTGACGATCATCACCGAGGACACCACCGTCTCCAAGGCGATCGGCGTCTATCTGCAGGACGTGCTCAACCAGCTCGGCTACAAGACGTCGGTCAAGCCGATCTCGCAGAACATCCAGTTTACCTATATCCAGAACACCAACAACAAGGTGCAGATCTCGATCTCGCAATGGTTCCAGGACTATCCGGCGCCATCCGACTTCCTGGACGTGCTGTTCAGCTGCGCCTCGTTCACGCCGGGCTCGGACGCCTCGGTCAACATTTCGGGCTTCTGCGACAAGTCGATCGACGCGTCGATGGCGGAGGCGGAGACCACCACCATCGCCGATCCGGCCAAGGGTGCCGAACTGTGGACCGCCGTCGACAAGGCGGTCACCGACAAGGCGCCGGTGGCGGTGCTGTTCACGCCGAAGCGCGTCGACGTCGTTTCGTCCCGGCTGAAGAACTTCACCTTCAGCCCGCAATTCTACTGGATCATCAGCCAGTCCTGGGTGGAATGA